Genomic window (Chloroflexota bacterium):
CCCAAGACATGCCGCGTGGACGCGGGCAGGCCTGCCCAGGTCGCGAGTCCGACCCCCGCCCCCGCCGCCCCCGGCTCCCTGTCCCAAGCGACACCCAGCCACCCCCGCAGCGGGGGGACGCAGGCCGCGGGCGTGCGCGAGGTCTTTGGGTCGATGTCCAAGCCCTTTCACGCGGGCCGGGCCGCTCAGAGCGGGGTGCTCGCCGGGCTGCTGGCACGCCGCGGATTCACCTCCACCCGCGAGATCCTCGAGGGCCGCCGGGGCTTCGCCGCCGTGCTCTCCACGGCGTCCGACATGGAGCAGATCTCCGATGGCCTCGGTGAGCGGTGGGAGCTGCCCAACAACGGCCTCAAGCCCTACTCGTGCGGCGTCGTGAGCCACCCTCTCATCGACGCCATGATTGCGCTGCGCAACGAGCACGGCGTGTCGGCGGACGATGTCGTGTCGGTCGGCGCGAGGGTCCACCCGCTGGTGCTGGAGCTCATGGACCGCCCGAACCCGCGCGTGGGGCTGGAGGGCAAGTTCTCTCATCAGCACTCGATGGCAGTGGGGCTCATTGACGGCGGCGCGTTCCCGGCGCAGTACACCGACGACCGCGTGCTCGACCCGGCGGTCGCCGCGCTCCGTGACAAGATTCGCGCGACGGTGGACGACTCGGTGGCGGAGGATGCCTGCGAGGTCACCGTGACGCTCCGCGACGGACGCACGATCTCCGAGAGCGTGGCGCACGCCACTGGCGCTCCGGAGAACCCGATGCCGGACGACATGCTGGAGCGCAAGTTCCGCACGCTGGCGCATCGCGTCCTCCCGGAGGCGCAGGCAGACGAGCTGCTGGCCGCGCTCTGGTCGCTGGACACCGTCGACGACGTATCAGGTGTGATGGCGCTGACGCGGGGGTAGGGGGTGGGCTGAGATAATGGCAATAGCCGAGTCCAGGGTCTACTGGAAGCCCTCCAGCTCGATGATCGTCAGGTGCGCGCCCTGCGGGTCCTCGATGTAGATGAAGCGTCCAACCTCAGGCACGGTCAGCTCGGGCGTGATCTCCCTCGCTCCCATCGCCCGGGCCCGCTCACGTGCGGCGTCGAGGTCCTTCACGGCGAAGTAGATGGACCAGTAGGGCGGGAACTCACCCCACTCCTTTTGGATTTCCATCATCCCGGCGGCCGGTTGTCCGTCCAGCAGGAACGCCGTGTACTCACCGGTGCCGTCGGCCATAGGCCCGGTCGTGACCTGCCAGCCGAAGAGGCCGCCGTAGAACTGCGAGGCCGCACTCGGGGCGTTGGTGTAGAGCTCGTTCCAGGACAGCGCGCCCGGCTCGGCGAATACCTGCGCGCCGATCTCCTGCTTGGGCTGCCAGAGCGCGAAGACGGCGCCCGTCGGGTCCTGCGCAACGACGACCCGCCCGGCATCGAAGACGTCGAAGGGCTCCTGCGCCAGCGTCCCGCCGAGCTCTTTGATGCGTTCGGCCGACTCGTCGGCGTTCT
Coding sequences:
- a CDS encoding VOC family protein: MEVTKHTPGMFSWADLGSPDAPASRRFYSELLQVDAMDLADGPDAVYTTLNKNGRLCFAIYQMPEEMSQALGGRAFWQSYFTVENADESAERIKELGGTLAQEPFDVFDAGRVVVAQDPTGAVFALWQPKQEIGAQVFAEPGALSWNELYTNAPSAASQFYGGLFGWQVTTGPMADGTGEYTAFLLDGQPAAGMMEIQKEWGEFPPYWSIYFAVKDLDAARERARAMGAREITPELTVPEVGRFIYIEDPQGAHLTIIELEGFQ
- a CDS encoding MmgE/PrpD family protein; protein product: PKTCRVDAGRPAQVASPTPAPAAPGSLSQATPSHPRSGGTQAAGVREVFGSMSKPFHAGRAAQSGVLAGLLARRGFTSTREILEGRRGFAAVLSTASDMEQISDGLGERWELPNNGLKPYSCGVVSHPLIDAMIALRNEHGVSADDVVSVGARVHPLVLELMDRPNPRVGLEGKFSHQHSMAVGLIDGGAFPAQYTDDRVLDPAVAALRDKIRATVDDSVAEDACEVTVTLRDGRTISESVAHATGAPENPMPDDMLERKFRTLAHRVLPEAQADELLAALWSLDTVDDVSGVMALTRG